Part of the Brassica napus cultivar Da-Ae unplaced genomic scaffold, Da-Ae ScsIHWf_1165;HRSCAF=1660, whole genome shotgun sequence genome, gactaagggattacgttttggttcttcatctaatggatttcttactgcttgaactgaattgatcacttagttcatgatttcagattgtttgatgcaccgaaagtgattgtttgaacttccgaaaatactttagatgagcaaagtgtccttaaccctcgaaagttgatgttattgcgctttgtgaacatattgaacctgttcttaatgcttgtttagaaattgaaactcagcggaagttagtgtggagatttctataacatagagaattagcgctacggaagtaggttaattctaatatcgtgtttgagttctagacggttcttaatatatccctgtgtcttccattaattgtatcttgattaaaaagaaatccctgagaattcccaatgcccaacgtttgttttaaaatagttttcaaatcgtttaaatcattttttttacatgcttgtttatgctttgtgacactagagaaaattaaacaaaaaccatcaaaaatatatcttgattcgctgtagctattaacttgtctgcaactctacgtgtgatcatcggtccctgtggattcgatcccgtattactactgcgtactttactgtgcacttgcagttagataatcgggttaaaactcgagacatcaaCTACCGATGTGGAAAACTTTGTCTATAATAACTTATCTTCGGGTGATGGTGGCTATGTAACTACTCCGCTTGTATCGTCATATGGCAACTTCCATGAAGATGTATGAATAACAGTGCCCAGACAAAACAAACGGAGAAGGCATCTCTAGGCCAGAAGGCAACAATGATCCTCCTTTTCCGCCCCTTAGCGCAGCTCAGTTCTTCTAATGCTTACAGTCACATGGAAAGGTCTTCCTATCTACATATATACAAGACCAAAATAAGTTCCAATCATGTAAACAAGACGCAGCAATGCTAAGATTGCTTGAAGGAGCTTACAACGAACGGTTTGTTCCTCTGCAATGCAGCAACAACGGAAAATTTCAGAAAACTCATTGTTGGGTCCAGAGTTTGTGGACTACTTAGACCCACCAACGTTTCCGAGTTATGAACTTGCTGCTATAGCAACGGATATAAGCAGCGTCGCTTAGTTGAGAATAGGTTTAGAGAAAGCAGCAGTGTGAGGTCGATGGAAGAACAACTCGTCGGTTAAGGTCTCATGGCTCAAGAGGACATCAAGATCATTATCTTGGATCTGAAGAAGGAAAGAGCATAACCAATGTCCACACGACATAAAAGTTAACGAACGGATAAAGAGCAACTGAGatttttcttcttcagatttCTTTATTTGTATTGTTTCATCTCTTGATCCCAGAGAGTTTGAGGTTTACTTGTAATCGAAGTTATGATGTAATTGCGTAGAAATAGGTTTGATAGTTACGAAATCGAGTCTTTTCAACTTCTATGTGACTTGTATGGCGTCTGCGTTTACCATATCATGATGGTTGTTTCACcaaggagaaagaaaaaaaaatccataatcCATTTAAGACCAGGTTTTAGCACACAAATTTGAAGGTAACATCAAGATTCTCTCAAACATAGGTAAAGAAGCAAACAATTATATATGCTTTGCGTGTATTGACATCTCTAAATACGtgtggagaggaagaagaagctgtacAATTCTTGGTTTTGTTGTCGTTGTAACTCTAAACAGCTTCGAGAGCAGAGCCCTGTTGTAGTGCTTCTTTAGCTTTTGCTTCCATCCCAAGCTTTAAGAGACAAGCCGCTTGTAAGTAGAGAGCGGTTGAACACTCTGGCGACACAACCTGAGCTTGCATCGCCTCGCTTAGAGCCTCACTGAACATATCGCTCATTAGGTAACATAGACACCGTCTGATTAATACTGTTGGTGATACCACTGGTGCTCCGCTCATGAACTGTTCATAATAGaatttcaatctttacaaatattatatattttagtgtgGGAGAAAGAAGGTTTCTTGTTGATTCATACTCACtcagtttcattttaattgttgttTTAAGTTTATACATacagattaagaaaacatttatttttgcatattaccaaaataaaaacatcattacctatacatctaaccatattttaaccaattaaaaaataaactggAGAATactgttaataaattttgcattaattttttttaaaacgacatttattttaaaacaaaattttactcCAATTAAACTGAAACGGGTGGAGTATATGATACCTCTGTGTAGAATTCAATAGCAGTCTCAAAATCCTTAGCACGAAATGCAGCATCTCCATGCTTTTTGTAATCAGTATTCTCTTGCAGATCACCCGTCCACATTTGGAATGAGAACTGCATTGACATCCTCAGAATGAGGTATTGAGTGGTATCTAAGAGTTTATGTTTCTCACAAACATGTATATACCTCATTTGTGACTGACACATCGTCCTCTCCATATCCAAGTTTCTCGAGAAGTTCGTGTATGCCACTTAGATCCACTCTTGAGCATGCTTCTCCAAGAGGGGTCAAGCGCAATGGCTGATTTGTTGCAGGTTTAGTGTATGATGGATCCTGTCATTATTAAGCCccatgaatgaaaaaaaaagcttaTCAACCTTGGAAGAATTAATGTGGCCTCATGACTTACAGGGATGTTTTCTTCTTTGAGTTTTGGCCATAACTCAGCTCGTTTCTCAAGTCTTGAAAGAGCAGACATAAGAAACTTTATGCTTGGTCTCTCGTCTGGTTCACGCCGAAAACAGCGGGATGCAAGGTGGATTAGTTCTGCCCTGTCTTCATCAGAGAACTGACCGTCTAGAGCAGAATCCATTAGCACCAAGTAGTTTTTGCCACGGAAGAGATCAAGTGCCTGGAGTGACATAGATAAGAAACTGCTCAAGTTACATATATGATGCCTCAGAGCAGCCCCAATGGAGAGTTCTCGACACGAGATTctcaaaatatatacatatatatatatatattagtatttaattGTATGTATCTCAAAGGAGAAACTTTCGGTTGGGTTTCACTTTTAAAGATTGACACCTTGAGGGACCAACATAGATATTAATTGTCTACTGTGTCAGGAGAGACTTACATGATTTGGTGGAATATGTTTGCCACTCATAAGATCCAGTAACAAGGTCCCAAAGCTGAATATGCTACTCTCCGGTACCAGAGTACCTAGACGCAAATATTCAGGAGGAGCAAATACCAAGTTTGTACTGTAGCTCTTCCCCTCTCTGATACACTTCATGAGACCGAAACATGACAGCCTAGGGTTACCAACCTGTCCCACAACTTGAAAGGTGAATAATTATGAAGACGGTTACAGTTATCAAACCcagagagataaaaaaaatttcttaacctTATCGAACAATATTCTGTAGGTGTTGAGATCATGGTACAAATCCAGTCCCATATCATTACAATACTCCAAGGCTTTCGCTGTATGTAACGCAACCTTCAACCTCATTTTCCATTTCATTGGTCGTTTCTCCCCtgcaaaaatacattttacagTCAAACAACTTTCTTAGACACAAACCAAACTCTGATGGTAAACTTAATGCCAAAGGAGATCAAGAACTGTAATTAATAAAAGAAGTTGACTCTCTCTTACAGTGGAATAGATGCTTTGCAAGTGTTCCATTGGGCATGTAATCAGCAACGAGAAGCCTCTCTTGACCCTCTGAGCAACACCCTATCAAACTGACCATATCCTCACTCCTACACTTTCCCACTTCTTGTGCTTcttcctgaaaaaaaaaaaaacacaaagccATATTCAAGAAAGTTTCCATGTGCAACAGAACAGAACCTTGAACATCGCCACATTCAAAACATCTCAACCAATCAGAGCCGGGCATAGCCCTATGAAACATTGTCTTGGCCCCCAAAAAATTTTGGAGGTCTTTTACATAGCCCTCAAatcatgaaaataatattttttattgccCCAATATCTTAGATCCTACCTTGCAACAAATAAAGTCAAATAAAATGAGCAAGCACCGGATAAATAGAGGACCATCGAAACAGAAGTGATAAAGAATTAATCAAACAGTAAATAAGGACGCACGACGAACTCGGAGGCGTCAGGCCATGACAGCTTCTGAAACCGCTTTACGGCAATCTTTTTTCCATCGTCAAGCGTCCCTTCGTAGACGATGTTAGGAACCTTCTCGTTGTGTTCCGACACGATGTTGTCGGCGGAGAATCCGTCAGTAGCGACATTCAACTCTTCCAAAGTGAATTCCCGGAATCTCGGACAAGAGCTTCCCTCGCGGTCTTTGTTACTATTATCTGCATGAGAAAACGACTAAggttaggttttttttttttttttgatatccgTGGGGATCCCAGGCGGTAAGCCCAGGCTAATCCCCACGAGACCTTCCATCCGGACACGCACGGTTATAAGCGAGAAGGTGGCCAAGGCGACTCGAACCCAGAACGGACACTCCAGCTGGAGTTCCTTTACCACTAGGCCAATAGCTCTTGGTTAAGGTTAGGTTTTCGATCATAGTGTTCTTCAGGATTCAACGCATAAAGAGAAATTACCAAGTTCGTCGACGACGGTGGATTTAACCGAGGGAGATGGCGAACGACGCCATGGTTTGAAGCAAATGCAACGCATCGCCGGCAATGGAGAAACACCAAAACTTTGAAGCGCTCTTGGTAAACTTCCCGCTTCCGGTAAAAATGATAtaattcaaaaagaaagaaCACTAATATTTTGTAGcgaacatttattatttttatatcatatttaaatagtatatataatatgcttttgaaaaaatcaacgtagctatatgttatttaaatacGATTAATGTCAACAggatcatctttttatattgtaaaataatttagtttGCGTGTTTCATTGGATTTCTCCATTTGAGCATGAAACATTacagaattttattttagaaaagcataaaatatatttgtttgggTCTGTCTTCATTTTTAAGCCTCTCTTATTTTCAATGGATCATATTGCATCATAGATATAACGGTTATTTTTTAGGATGTAAGTACCGTACTTTTTATAAACATATCGTTTTCTATCATGAactagcaaaaagaaaaaaaatctggtGTTTATAGTGGGACGCTCGTTTTGGTGAAttatactaaaaaaataaacacatacATAAAGAAATCATACACTTGTTAACACACATGGATCTagcctctatttttttttttgttttgttaagaaAGTCTCACAAACACTATGAGCTGACTTACAACTTTGAAATTCCATAAcagttatttttcttttgtatttctCATACATGTATTATCCAAAAATACAAACATGatttattcatatgatatattttcttcattcattcatttattgGTTTTTGCTATGGGTAGCTATTCCTATATTCCAAAGTCGATGCAAAGTGCTAGACAATGATTTTGGTTAGGCTAAAAAATCTTTAAGTATGACTTTCATCCCCACAAGATGTATATTAAGTCTAGTTATTCTATTATTATTCGATGACTGAtattaagagttttcaaggctcctaaaacaaatgttgtagtatagtgattgtcgaaccagttctgagggatatcaaagcactgagaatgcaagtactcacttaatctaagtgcaaccagtgatttagatgggttttaacctatgactaaaactagaaagcaataacagaatgatactttcttgactaagggaaaagagaactcatgggcatagggattagaccttgggtgatcaagtatcgaattaaggatggcaaatgatcaatcaaactatcaaccttaagcctagacacaattctaagcaagctctatgtctagatgaatgctcatttgctaacatatctcaaacatcaaatgtctttggttgaataatatgaaagcaatcattactaacaagtctattagctatcttagcatctttaacaacaaatgtctttggcaaagtatactaaaagcctaggagagttgtctcaggcatttcatcaaacacctttcgggtgggaaatgcctattgatcaacttttgagtggccaactcagaagatgcattatgaatactctactagcaaggaacaagaatgatctacactaaaacatcctagaactaacctaatcacccttaatctccctaacccatgaattcaaaaggtgattactcactaatctccatgattcctcttaaacccatattggatttcagattaatcatgtagagaaatagataagaaatcaacaagaacacaagaacataacaatcaaaatccaagagatgaacttctcaagagagtttttgtgtatttctcaatagatccaaagataatctgcctggtGGTGGCTTCCAGAGtaaaaaacataggtttagaaaataaaaacgtgcataatgaaatgaccaaaaggcccttgagaaaacatgaattcagccaaacaaatagacgtggagcgacctcggcacgtcgctgcgagaggtcgctcccgggtcgtttcctcgcgagcgacctggctgtgtcgctccgaagacgtcgctcccggcttgctcagaaaccatagacgcgagcgaccttagggtgtcgctctaggaggtcgctcccggcttgttcgtcgctctcaaatcgacacaacccgagcgacctctgggtgtcgctgcggtgaggtcgctctaggagctggagcgacttcgccttgtcgctctaggaggtcgctccgaagcgtagatggcgagcgagttcatggcgtcgctccggtaggtcgctcccatgcattgctcgtccaatgatcactctaatcacctctaatcacctcccttgagctccaaatgtacccaaatgtctccaggaactccatgtggtactccaatacctaatggagacatatgtatgcaaaatgcaacctagacatggcttaatcctaatctatatgatgaaaatgcacatgaataaatggataaaacaatgtgaatatgcaagatatcaactcccccaaacttattcttttacttgtcctcaagtgaactttctagaactcatagggagagaggtttgaaggtgggagctcatagccaaaagaaacacacaaagcactcaaatcaacatttaaattcagcattagtacaccctctcttattatactctagcttctctaggcctatctgaACTCTTTccatccctacactcatcatcatgcattcacacatgcaaatcagccaactctcaagttcattaagcatagcatcaagtgaatttttgcaaatggtcaattggtccaagtcatttggttgggtaagggaaggcttttattcaagtgagtcaagaggttcaaaatatatgattttaaaggtGGTtcactctcaaaacaagtagccttgacattgcacataatatatctaagaaagggatcaactcatgcatacaatgctcaatctccattgttctacccttttcccaaacatacaattacacaatcattcccaaatgtcaaatccaactcacatctctcaccaaaagatcctaagaacattaactctttctctttgaaatctacaagggatttttcacaacctcaaaacattacttagctcctaacaactttgctagccccctttttctttctttttcttttcttttcttttttttttttttttttttttttttttttttttttttagatgggggccaagacttttcataacttgagctagaggtttttctacttatcccaataagacaattcacttaaacacaaagagtcatttcttttcctttttcattgctcccaaatcataatcacaactctcaccccccacctatagctagacaatagagtgcccaatctagcaagaatgaagatcaagcattgtcgttcccgatactctcaacattatgcacatgtaagactttccgaagaaggcctcactcatcaaacaatgaaagcttaaaaggagggaaaggttttgggagtggtctaccactagagtttgtcagaataagattggcataaaggatgtgacaactcaggtgtgtatagccatgactcagtacacaagggaccatgagcaagaagcattaagttcgtttagttcaaataaggttgtagttggcttcaaagactgagtttcagcaatcaacaagtttcaggaagagttttcaaggctcgaaacatacaagtctttttgagaggtgcaaaagctactcaggtgcaacgtagtgttctttacaaggcatttaaaatcattgctcccaatgcaagtaaatgcaacctatatgctctagactctcctagaaatgccaaagatgcaaactaaatgaatttttttttatgcaaatatatatgtataatgcaatgcatgagactcaaatcatcaaagcaaacgtgatcaaatacttggtacctcccccaaacttaaataacacagtctctgtgttgtcaaggagagagagatacccaaaaagagaaaactaatatgcaaaaacgaaatggtatatacaagggaaagtagtgggttaccttctatggagaatgagtagagggagatgctccctcctcgtcgtcctcaggtggtaactcttcaaggtgctcatcagtaagagtgcccatctcttcaatgtagaaggcttgcccgaacacagttggtttcttcattttctccttgatgtcaaagtggagaacatgccctttacccaaatggagatcaatcgtgcccgctttcaccttaacaattgctcctgctgtagctaagaatggccttccaagaatcaatgggtcctgagcctcctcacccatctcaagcaccacaaaatctgtaggtatctcataccttccaatcttcacaggtaggtcctctaagatgcccacagggtacttcactgaacgatcagctaacaccagagagagtctacacttcttgtactgagtgaatccaagcttctttgcaacagacaaaggcatcacgctgacactagctcccaaatcgcagagacatttctcaaataccataggtccaagagcacaaggtagtgtgaagcatcctggatcctctaacttctctggaacatcaagcctttggatgatggcactgcactcatgggtaagaatcatcatgctttccatttccttcttctttgcagctacaacatctttcaggaacttgttgtattgaggaatcaacatgaaagcatcgatgatgggcattgcaacctgagcttcactcatttgcttgtcaaacaaagccttgtacttctctagcagctgcctcttgaatctaccagggaatggtagtttgggttcatagggaggaggaacaaaagaattctcacttgctggagcaagaacttcaccatctttcactgttttcttcgcttccccaacctttcctttacccttggcttccacaatcttctccaagatttcatcattgattttctcatcaacaatcaccacttcatcatctaagttgatggccacctcttcacctagtttctcagcatccctaagggtgatagctttggcctccttggggttttggtcagattttccaggtagagatccttgctggcgagtctggtgagtgttcatggaagcaaactgattctctaaattcttgactgtagaagcaagatgtgagaacttgttgttgagctcattgtagctcccatcaatcttggaatgaaggtttttcaactcataaccaacatgcttctcacttctagtctgagactccaagatttgtttcagcagggtgtcagtgctgctctcttgaggagcagaggaaccagatgaggggttttgatgaggttgatagctgccttgctggttgtttcgaggcggataaccactctgttggttgttggggtaggatttctgttggtagttgttgtactgaaagttgggctcttttttgtaccagctaccattgttgttgatgaaacacagctcttcctgaccttccaaaccctcaacctcatggacaacaggtggtgtatcttggcttggg contains:
- the LOC125596257 gene encoding serine/threonine-protein kinase BSK6-like, with product MRCICFKPWRRSPSPSVKSTVVDELDNSNKDREGSSCPRFREFTLEELNVATDGFSADNIVSEHNEKVPNIVYEGTLDDGKKIAVKRFQKLSWPDASEFVEEAQEVGKCRSEDMVSLIGCCSEGQERLLVADYMPNGTLAKHLFHWEKRPMKWKMRLKVALHTAKALEYCNDMGLDLYHDLNTYRILFDKVGNPRLSCFGLMKCIREGKSYSTNLVFAPPEYLRLGTLVPESSIFSFGTLLLDLMSGKHIPPNHALDLFRGKNYLVLMDSALDGQFSDEDRAELIHLASRCFRREPDERPSIKFLMSALSRLEKRAELWPKLKEENIPDPSYTKPATNQPLRLTPLGEACSRVDLSGIHELLEKLGYGEDDVSVTNEFSFQMWTGDLQENTDYKKHGDAAFRAKDFETAIEFYTEFMSGAPVVSPTVLIRRCLCYLMSDMFSEALSEAMQAQVVSPECSTALYLQAACLLKLGMEAKAKEALQQGSALEAV